In Raphanus sativus cultivar WK10039 chromosome 5, ASM80110v3, whole genome shotgun sequence, the following proteins share a genomic window:
- the LOC108859223 gene encoding uncharacterized protein LOC108859223 has translation MDAEKHVLTDVPVMEISLEADANPEADVLEISTIAGEVVTNGEKSKAGKKQAKAPSAKLLSQYSQNPHRIMRGPVSMEADFICKAWIVEVLQHNGWSSFAYRMQQKLDKSSTSIRWNRCVSPNATGVIRGAVSSYQLMMATIVLRLCCGLRKGDN, from the exons ATGGATGCGGAGAAACATGTTTTAACTGATGTGCCTGTGATGGAGATCTCTCTTGAAGCCGACGCAAACCCTGAAGCCGATGTCTTGGAGATATCTACAATAGCAG GCGAAGTGGTGACGAATGGTGAGAAGTCGAAGGCAGGGAAGAAGCAAGCTAAGGCTCCATCGGCAAAGCTACTTTCTCAGTATTCTCAG AACCCACACCGTATCATGAGGGGTCCTGTATCAATGGAAGCTGATTTCATTTGCAAAGCTTGGATTGTTGAGGTCCTCCAACATAATGGCTGGTCGTCCTTTGCTTACCGGATGCAGCAGAAGTTAGACAAATCTAGCACTTCTATTCGTTGGAATAGATGCGTTTCTCCCAATGCTACTGGTGTTATCAG AGGTGCCGTGTCGAGCTATCAGTTGATGATGGCAACGATAGTGCTACGATTGTGTTGTGGTCTTCGAAAGGGAGATAACTAA
- the LOC108807898 gene encoding F-box/FBD/LRR-repeat protein At5g53840-like, with amino-acid sequence MIITKDNMRSEEDSISQLPDVLIHDILSHLSTKDAVRTSVLATRWRNLWQHVVGLDLKSRHFQNCSEFVSFTDRFFSYHKDSLISKVCLSICDNLIITPWIDLVTARGIQHLDIFFEIAYTLSLIPLSLYTCETLVRLRLAHVFLVNTEFVSLPCLKIMDLEVVRCPNEATLEKLISGSLALEDLKIFRYSVKVAKGLQVRSRTLKRIHLYTFYNVLIEAPLLQCLKTDVNLRNQFEIIHSGFLDKVDIFFYGVHHNDLGGRRLTRDILTAMSMVSDLFIRCSFWEEIIPYIFPDSKLQFCSLSRLTSQYIYLDLEMLLNLLQSCPKLESLNLLIGDASLVYRENREAKAMSSTVPPCLVSSLKFMELKSRIFVYEREMKLVKYFLENSTILEKLTISLRDDNSIKAKHVILGEILAMQRCSSTCQVLVL; translated from the exons atgatCATTACAAAGGATAATATGCGATCAGAGGAAGATAGTATAAGCCAGTTACCTGATGTTTTAATACATGACATACTTAGTCATCTTTCTACAAAAGATGCTGTGAGAACAAGTGTATTGGCTACCAGATGGAGAAATCTTTGGCAACACGTTGTTGGATTGGACTTGAAATCCCGCCATTTCCAGAATTGCAGTGAGTTTGTGAGTTTCACTGACCGGTTTTTCAGTTACCACAAGGACTCTTTGATCTCCAAAGTCTGTCTAAGTATTTGTGATAACTTGATTATCACCCCATGGATTGATCTTGTGACTGCAAGAGGGATTCAGCATCTTGATATATTTTTCGAAATCGCTTATACATTAAGTCTGATACCCCTGAGCTTATATACCTGTGAGACATTGGTACGCTTACGGCTCGCTCATGTCTTCTTGGTTAATACTGAGTTTGTTTCTTTACCTTGCCTAAAGATCATGGATTTAGAAGTTGTTCGCTGTCCCAATGAGGCCACGTTGGAGAAACTTATTTCGGGGTCTTTAGCTCTGGAAGATTTGAAGATCTTTCGGTACTCTGTTAAAGTTGCAAAGGGTTTACAAGTGCGCTCTCGGACGCTAAAGAGAATTCACCTATATACATTTTACAACGTTCTGATTGAGGCTCCTCTACTCCAGTGTTTGAAGACTGATGTTAACTTGAGAAATCAATTTGAGATCATCCATTCGGGTTTCTTAGACAAAGtagatattttcttttatggtgTCCATCATAATGACCTTGGCGGGAGAAGATTGACTCGTGATATCCTCACTGCTATGTCGATGGTCAGCGATCTATTTATTCGTTGTAGTTTTTGGGAG GAAATCATTCCATACATCTTTCCAGACTCGAAGCTTCAGTTTTGTTCCTTGTCAAGATTGACGAGTCAATATATTTACCTTGATCTGGAAATGTTACTAAATCTACTTCAGAGCTGCCCAAAACTAGAATCTCTCAACTTGTTG aTAGGGGATGCCTCCTTGGTTTATAGAGAAAATAGAGAAGCAAAAGCGATGTCTTCGACAGTGCCTCCATGTTTGGTGTCATCCCTCAAGTTTATGGAATTGAAAAGTCGAATCTTCGTATATGAAAGAGAAATGAAACTAGTAAAGTATTTCCTGGAGAATTCAACAATCCTGGAGAAACTGACAATAAGTCTTCGTGATGACAATAGCATTAAGGCAAAGCATGTCATCCTCGGTGAAATCCTTGCTATGCAAAGATGCTCGAGCACTTGCCAAGTTCTTGTTCTTTAA
- the LOC108859845 gene encoding UDP-glycosyltransferase 73B5-like, which yields MNREVSEPVHICFFPFMAQGHMIPTLDMAKLFSSRGAKSTIITTPINSKILEKPIQAFKNQNPDLEIGIKIFDFPCVELGLPEGCENVDFINSYQKPDAGDLSLKFLFSTKYMRQQLESFLETTKPSCLVADMFFPWATQSAEKFGVPRLVFHGTSFFSLCCSYNMRIHKPHKKVAMRSTPFVITGLPGDILMTSQQANVSNDETPRGEFMKEVRDSESISFGVLVNSFYELESTYADFYRDSVAKRAWHIGPLSLSNIDLAEKAGRGQKANVDETECLKWLESKALGSVVYISFGSGTSFTDEQLLEIASGLEGSGQNFIWVVRKNENQGENEEWLPEGFEERTKGKGLIIRGWAPQVLILDHKAVGGFVTHCGWNSAMEGIAAGLPMVTWPMGAEQFYNEKLLTKVLKTGVNVGATELVKKGKLISREEVEKAVREVIVGEEAEERRKRAKKLGEMARAAVEEGGSSYNDLNKFMEEVNGRK from the exons ATGAACAGAGAAGTCTCTGAGCCAGttcatatttgtttctttcCCTTCATGGCTCAGGGCCACATGATTCCAACTCTAGACATGGCCAAGCTTTTCTCCAGCAGGGGAGCCAAATCAACCATCATCACAACCCCAATCAACTCTAAGATTCTAGAGAAACCAATTCAAgcattcaaaaatcaaaaccctGATCTCGAAATTGGAATCAAGATCTTTGACTTCCCTTGTGTAGAGCTTGGTTTGCCTGAAGGGTGCGAGAACGTTGACTTCATCAACTCATACCAAAAACCTGACGCAGGTGACTTGTCCTTGAAGTTTCTTTTCTCTACCAAGTATATGAGACAGCAACTGGAGAGTTTCCTTGAAACAACCAAACCGAGCTGTCTTGTGGCCGATATGTTCTTCCCTTGGGCCACGCAATCCGCCGAAAAGTTCGGTGTGCCAAGACTTGTGTTCCACGGCACATCGTTCTTTTCCTTGTGCTGTTCTTATAACATGAGGATTCATAAGCCTCATAAGAAAGTCGCTATGCGTTCTACACCTTTCGTGATCACTGGTCTCCCCGGGGACATACTTATGACATCACAGCAAGCTAATGTCAGCAACGACGAAACTCCAAGGGGAGAGTTTATGAAAGAGGTCAGAGACTCGGAGTCCATCAGCTTTGGTGTTTTGGTGAATAGCTTCTACGAGCTGGAATCGACTTATGCTGACTTTTACCGTGATTCTGTTGCGAAGAGAGCTTGGCATATCGGTCCGCTTTCGCTCTCCAACATAGATCTTGCGGAGAAAGCTGGAAGAGGGCAAAAAGCAAACGTTGATGAGACGGAGTGCCTGAAATGGCTCGAGTCTAAGGCACTTGGTTCAGTAGTTTACATTTCCTTTGGCAGCGGAACTAGCTTCACCGACGAGCAGCTGTTAGAGATTGCTTCCGGTCTTGAAGGCTCTGGTCAAAATTTCATTTGGGTGGTTAGGAAAAACGAAAACCAAG GTGAAAATGAGGAGTGGTTGCCTGAAGGGTTTGAGGAGAGAACAAAAGGGAAAGGACTGATCATACGAGGTTGGGCCCCACAGGTGCTAATACTTGACCACAAAGCGGTTGGAGGGTTTGTGACACACTGTGGATGGAACTCGGCTATGGAGGGTATTGCTGCGGGGTTACCTATGGTAACTTGGCCGATGGGCGCAGAACAGTTTTACAACGAGAAGCTATTGACAAAGGTGTTGAAAACAGGAGTGAATGTAGGAGCTACAGAGTTGGTGAAAAAGGGAAAGTTGATTAGTAGAGAGGAAGTGGAGAAGGCAGTGAGAGAAGTGATAGTTGGGGAAGAGGCAGAGGAAAGGCGGAAACGGGCTAAGAAGCTAGGCGAAATGGCCAGAGCAGCTGTTGAGGAAGGAGGGTCTTCTTATAATGATTTGAACAAGTTCATGGAAGAGGTGAACGGTAGAAAGTAG
- the LOC108858784 gene encoding defensin-like protein 287, whose translation MSNPRVTIAVFLAALVFTTTFTDFVVEGKDEIIISFKCKSKSECLTNIACQACVDCRCDNEKCKCHGFKEEIENPTVSPLGF comes from the exons ATGAGCAATCCTCGCGTAACTATTGCAGTATTCTTGGCAGCACTTGTTTTCACTACAACTT ttacagattttgtggtggaGGGTAAAGATGAAATCATAATCTctttcaaatgcaaaagtaaatCAGAATGCTTAACAAACATTGCTTGTCAGGCTTGTGTTGATTGCCGATGCGATAATGAAAAATGTAAATGTCATGGTTTCAAAGAAGAAATCGAGAATCCAACAGTTTCTCCATTAGGATTTTGA